The window CTGTGTCAtcttccccacccctgccccaagCAGTCCACTCCAAGCTTGGAAAAGTTGATTCTTGGGAGTCAGAAGAAGTCTACActgaagaaggggaagaagagacAGAAGACAATTTCACCCTCTTGCTCCTTCTGTGCGCAACCCCTTGCTCCATCTGGCTATTTGTTACTGAGTCCAGTGACTCCGAGAATCAACATTCCTGAGGTGCTCCTTAGAAGGAAATATTATGAAGCTGATTATTTCTATCtcaaagacttttttaaaaaactaagcaGGCATCATCTGAGGGTACAAGTCAGTTGCTTGGTCCTAGGTTTCCCGAAGCCGTCGTTAGTAGCAAAAAAATATCAGTGCAATGCAACAGCCAGTGCTATACCACATATAGCACATTCATGAAATATGTAAAATAAATGTAGAAATAACAGAACAGCAAAAATGTAGGCCTTCACATACACAATGGTCACAAAATCAAGTCTAGAGAGGGAGTTGCAGTTTTTCCTTCTTTCATAGTTCATTGTGTTTTGAAAATGTGACTCCTGTCAAGTTACGTTTGCTCAATATTATTTGTGGCAAGAATAAATTTCCCTTTACTGCCAAGAGCTTTCAGTCCATACTGAAAGGTTTAAAATCTTCCTACAGAAACTATAAATAGGCTGGACTGTGATCCAAACTTGCGTGTCAGAGTGGGTTGCTGCCAAATTCTTACAAAGTCGAACCCTTCCCCGCCAATACTTTTTACTCTGAAGTTGCTTTTTTAAAGCTGCTATTCTTCTGGTGGGGGGGTCTGTGACCACAAAATGATCTCTGCCAGGGCAAAAAAGCAGTGTGGGGTGGGAAAACATGAGCACAGGATGGGTTTATATTCTTCCTTCTGTGCCACCCATAGTCTTCTGCTTTTTAAGAATTCAGCCAGACCTAGTTTGTGTGGTGATGCCATCCTGTCTAGTTGTGTACTCAGTAATACAAATAAAAGTTGTATTACTCTCTGAGATGGCAGAACCTGGGGGCCCTATTGGGGCAATTTATTAAATCTTACTGCAACAGTTGTACTTGTACATTGTGATTTGATAGTATGTGTGGGAGCTGCAATAAAATTTGGTAATTTCTGTCAGAATAATCTTGTATATATCCCTGGTGAAATGCTGCAGTTAAGAAGAATGGAAGATGAATTGAAAGTCTCTAAGGAGGTATCAAATTCAATAGGACCCAgaattcattcccccccccttctgcagtGCAGAAAGGATGATCAGGGTAACTGGAAAACAGATGTATAAGTTTCGCAGTGTGTTGTCAAAAATTTTATTTCAGTGATTGGAAATACTCAGTAGTACCTCCAATCTGCTGCAGTCTAGTCATGTGGTGTGTTTCATCCTTTGAATAGTTGCTTGCCTGTTCAGATAATCAACAGGAACTGGCATAGGCTTAGCATAGTGAGGCATGTAGTCTGCTTTTCTTGGCTTCCATAGTATTCATGTAGCTGTTCTGGGCAAAAATTAACACGTGGAACTTGAGGCTTTGGACTGTGATGATAGTCACTAaactggctttaaaaggggagggtccatggctcagtggcagagagttggttttgtatgcagaaggtcccaggttcaatccctgccacctcaggttaaaaggatcaggtggtagccAGGTGATGCAGAAGACTGAGACTGtgggcagctgctgccagtcagagtagatgatactgaccagtctgtgaaacaggatgctggactagatgagcagaTGGCCTGATCCAGCTGAGATCTTCCTATGTTCATATGCACCTTTTCCTGAGACAATGTTCATACTTTTGAGTGTGCATAAAACTGTTGTCTGGGCATGCTGCAAACGATTCCCCAGCTTTGAACTCTTAAAACTGTCGGTATGTAGAATGAATATCAGTATCTGTGCTGGGTATTAAATTCCAGCCCTGTTCATGAACTTCTTAACATCTCAGTTACACAGGACAACTTCACATAGTGATCGTGCAATTTTTAGTCTTCATGACAGCGTAAGAAAAACTCTTGTTAGATCAGATGAAAGCTTCATGtagaccagcatcctgtttccagaaGTGGCCCGTAATATGCTCCTGGGAAGCCCAGTAGACCTCCCCCATTGTttgcctcctcctgcagctgGTATTCAGAAAAGTCACACCTTCAAAAATAAAAGTACCATATAGCTGTCTTTGATGACATCCATTGATAGACTTATGCTCCAGGAATCTGtataacctgcttttaaaacctATCTAATATGAATATACGGAAGCTACCCTAAAATGAGTCAGAGTATTAGTCCTTCTAGTACAGTTTGGTTTAATGGCTATGTTATGGATTTTAATTTGGGTAGTAATTAATTGGATTGATTGGTTTTTAATTGCTTGCTAAGCAATTAATTGATTCATAAGGAGCCAATGCAatcaagctgctgctgctgacaatAGTAATCTTACTGACCCATCTAGCCTTACTGGTCTGTCTTCTCCAGTAGTACTCTTCCCATCCGTGGCTCTTCAGTATTTAAAGCAGAAATTTACTCTACTTGCTACCTGCATTcctcactggagatgccaggggctcTACTTATCAAGTGACCCAGGATAGAATTTGACATCAAGATTCTACCAATAACTCAGCTGCATAGGAACCTTATCAATGTTTCACATACTTGGTATATAAGAATGAAATCGAGCCACCATACAGGGAATTTGCATCCCATGGTTGTTCCTCTGGAGCAAAGGCAAGATGGCCAGAGTGTGATTTGTATAACACTCGAATagtagcaatcctaagcagatatcGGTAATTCGTTGAaggcttagaagaatgtaactctgcttacaattGTACTGTTTGGCTGTGGGTTATCATTGGTTAGGCTTCTGCAGCTATCAACCTTCATAACAAACACTATTTTAAtaaggagatagatcaagatgggtagctgtaatAGTTTGTgtgtagcggtagaaaagagcaagtgtccagtagcacctataatactaacaaaatttgtgataaggtatcagcttttgtgagtgagctgtgctactggactctttctcttttctattatttttaatGATTTGCTATGAGCATGCCCTAGCCTTTGGGtgctttattattttgttttagtGTACCGGGGCTGCCATAGTTCATGTTTTCTGTCTTTGCGTTCTGTCCAGGTCTCATAAGGAAAATTGTTATTCTTGCTGATAGACTAGAGCAGCTGGGCTAAGCAGGGCACAAACCACAGGCAGTGATGCAAAGTAGTggcttaaaatgaatgtattgtttTACCTGGAGTAGCTGTGTGCTGCTCTAGCCATCTCTGGTACCTCAATCTCCCTTGTGCCTGCTGGCAGAAACACAGCACTTTAGTGGCCAAAAACTATTACATTGAGACATTGTAAGAAACAGTGCACAATTAATAATAGGAAGATGAAGGGATAATGTGCCATTTGGATTAACGGTCACTGACCTGCAGCCTGAATTTCATAATTTTTGTGGAAATAGGGATGCCTATCCAAGAAGGGGGGAGAAAAACTGTTTTATGCCTTATCATCTGGGCAAAGTTTTCATGATAGTTTCTGCCTGTCACCATGTCTCTGTCCAATAGAGTTGTGATCTTAGTTGCAGTAATTAGCAAGAACAAGGCACTTGAAGTGTATTGTAACACAAACCCGAGTATTTAAAAGACAGCACTCAGGCAGAACACTAGAGACTTACCTCTCAGAACCTTCAGCTTCACCTTGTGCAGAATTCTAACACTCCCCAAGAAGTCTGTATTACACTGATACAATCCAGCATCCTCCTCCTTCAGTGGGTTGATGGTCACTGTGAGGATCCCTTTCTGGATGTCGTCAGCGATGGAAGTGGTGCCATTTCTCCTCTTGAGGAATGGCATCCAAAAACGCCGGGCAGTGACAACATGCTGACACTCTGTGTTGCTGATGTGTCTGCACCAGTTCTTTTCTCTCCACTGATTCTCCTTGGGACTGTAGGTACAGTTGATGGAGACTGATTCCCCTTCGATCCCATATACCACTGCAACATTATTTGAGGCATAGGCATCTAGGAAGTAGAGAACAGTTGTGTTCCATTCCTCCATTTTGTAACAACAATGACCAGAGTATAGTACTGGAAATATATCATCTATAGCTTGTAACATCCATATATCTCAAGCTTACTTTTCAAATGTCCTGCATAATACACATTGGGAGAAGATACCTTACATGCATGGTGTAAATTCATGCCAAATGATTTGCATATGAATTGTTCTTGCAAACATTCAGCTTGGCTGAATTCCTTAAAATCTCACTGGATAGGGAGGAGCATCAGCTGCATCACAGTGTTTATTGACCAAGTTGGAAGCCAGAGGCTTATATTAGAACCTACCTTGATCATTTATCCTGCCTTCcttgagcctggggagggacagCCTGAACTTCAAACTGATTGCTAAGAAGGGAAAGGAGGTGCACTGGTGTGAACACAACTTTAATAAGATACAAGAACAGGAGTGGTGAGAAACATTTACTTCAGGCAGCAAATTCCTGCCTCCCAACAGCCTCCAGGGGCAAAATTGTCCAAGGTCAGGCCAATGACATGCTATGCAGTCATATCAAGAAAAACCAGGTGGCAATTTCTTACTTCTCCAGTGAGAAGAAAGCAGCTGGATTAAAGGATAAGGAGCCACGACTTCACCATTCTATTACTTAAATTTGCAGCCTTgtaccactttttttaaaaaaggaaagctaCAGGATGGCAATGCGATCATGTCTAGCAGAGTTTAGAATAGTTCTCTGTCTTTTACTTTCTGGGGCAGAAAATAGAACACCTTGAACAATGATGCATCATTAATTCCACTCCCACCTGACAGAATTCTTTCCAAAGCTTTCTAACCAATTCTGctgatatttttatatattacaaCTCCTGTTCCTGCTTTGTCCTGCTACAGAGGTCCAGAAAACAGGAGCTGAGCATGAGCAAAATCAGAATTCTCTATACTAATAGATATGGATTTTGGCATTTCACTAAAGATGCACGGAAAATAGATATACCCTCATtaaagaaaagagtaagagttcAGTAGCGCACTTcttcaagaagtgagctgtgactcacaaaagctcataccctaccacaaattttgttagtcataggtgctactggactcttactttttcctactgctacagacagactaacatggctacccaccttgatctagcTCATTAAAGAGTTCATCTGTTCTCAAGGTCTCATTCACACCTAAAATCAAGACAGTAGGCCTGCTAACTGTGAACAGCTTGATGAGGTGATGAGGATTATGCCATGTTTTTTCATCCAAGGTATCTCCTCTTCTAGCCTCCCAAGATAGCCTCATCTGAGCACTTTCTGGGACAAGCTAAGATGAGAAGATACCTCTTTTGGTAGGTTCAACACTTGATGACTCGGGCAAAACAGACATTAAAGTAGCATGGTTCAACTCAGTGTGCTGAATTTATATAAATTGTGGGTTGGGGGATGTTTAATGCACAATATTAGGGGGCAGGAAGGGGCCCCCTGTCCCCTGTCCCCTGTCCCCTACTATCCACAGCTTTCCCCTTGAAAGCGTTTCAGTTGTGACTTTTTCTCCTATCAGGGTTCATTTTGATCTCGGATCTGGACAGGAAGAAAAACAGCTGTGTCCAATCTGAGGGAGGGGAACAGCTCCACTGATGCTGCACTTTAGATAGCTACAAACTCTCCCTCTGCTGTATATAAATGTAGAGGCAACCCAACTCTTAATGTCTAGCTTGGAT of the Eublepharis macularius isolate TG4126 chromosome 5, MPM_Emac_v1.0, whole genome shotgun sequence genome contains:
- the LOC129331059 gene encoding triggering receptor expressed on myeloid cells 2-like; its protein translation is MERFAHLVILVSLSDAYASNNVAVVYGIEGESVSINCTYSPKENQWREKNWCRHISNTECQHVVTARRFWMPFLKRRNGTTSIADDIQKGILTVTINPLKEEDAGLYQCNTDFLGSVRILHKVKLKVLRAGTREIEVPEMARAAHSYSSTLGDSGVSLHFLVAGFLGFKFLVVIFLLIIAWNQKNRRLEDGSRRENEHQLLSVTGNGWNN